The DNA region GCACGAAGTCCAGTTGCGCCATCGCACGATCGACGCGCGCCCGTGTCTCCTCACTGACCGCGAACGCCCCCGTCACGACGTTCGACACCGTCTTGGGCGATACGCCGGCCAGCGCGGCGACGTCCTTCATCGTCGCGCGACGCCGAGGCCGTGCAGTCATGCGCGTCAGCCTAGTCGGCCGCCGCCGCGCACCGTCGCGTGCGGGGAGGCGCCGTCGACCATGCGGTAAGGATGTGGACGGAGAAGGTCACGAAACCGCAACGCATTCCCCGAGCCGGTTGACACGATTCACTGCCGGTTGGAAGTCTTGTGTGACCGGTCACAGTCGGGGTGCATGAAACCCGAGGAAGAGCGTGACCGGGAACCGATGGCCCATTCGGCACCGCGGGCGACATGTCCGCGGACGCCGGACTCGACGATGAGGAGACTTCACGATGAAGCGGAACCTTCTGCGCACGATCGCACTGTCCGGGGCGGTGGCACTCGGGCTCGGGCTCACGGCCTGCGGCTCGGACTCCACGGAGCCCGCTGCGGATGGCGGGGACAGCACGGCCGAGGAGCTCCTGGTCGGCGTCGCGATGCCGACGGAGACCTCGGAGCGCTGGATCGCCGACGGCGACGCCGTCAAGTCCCAGCTCGAGGAGGCCGGCTACGAGGTCGACCTGCAGTTCGCCAACGACGACATCCCGCGTCAGCAGCAGCAGCTGGACCAGATGATCACCAACGGTGCGGACATCCTCATCGTCGCGTCGATCGACGGCACAGCACTGGCGACCCAGCTGGAGAACGCCGCCAGCAAGGGCATCCCGGTCATCGCCTACGACCGGCTCATCAACGGCACGGAGGATGTCGACTTCTACGTCACCTTCGACAACTTCCAGGTCGGTGTCCAGCAGGCCCAGTCGCTGCTGCGCGGACTCGGGTACCTCGATGAGAACTACGAGGAGACGGGGCTCGACGAGAACAAGACCATCGAGCTGTTCGCCGGATCGCCCGATGACAACAACGCGACCTTCTTCTACAACGGCGCGATGGAGACGCTGCAGCCGTACTTCGACGACGGCCGTCTGACGGTCGGCTCCGGTCAGACCGACTTCGACACCATCTCCACGCTGCGCTGGGACCAGGCCATCGCGCAGAAGCGCATGGAGGACCTCATCACCAGCACCTATGACGGCGGAGCGAAGGCGCTCGACGGCGTCCTCTCGCCGTTCGACGGCATCTCCCGCGGCGTGATCACGGCGCTGGAGAACGCCGGATACGGCTCGACGCTCGAGGAGGGGCTGCCGATCGTCTCCGGTCAGGATGCCGATGTCGCGTCGGTCAAGATGATCAACGAGGGCGTGCAGTACGCCACGATCTTCAAGGACACCCGCAAGCTCGCGACCCAGGCCGCGGCTGCGGCGGAGGCCTTCGCCGCGGGTGAGGACCCGGAGCCCAACGACACCGAGTCGTACGACAACGGTGTGAAGGTCGTCCCGTCGTACCTGCTGGAGTCGGACATCGTCGTGGCCGACAACATCCAGAGCCTGCTGATCGACTCGGGGTACTGGACCGAGGCCGAGGTCGCCTCCGGCGTCGCCGAGTAAGGACCCGAACCCGGGTGCGCCGGCCACGCATCGGCCGGCGCACCCGCATCGGGTCGCAGGACTGCAATGACAGGAGCAGAGATGTCCGACGTCATCCTCGAGATGCGCAGCATCACCAAGAACTTCCCCGGCGTGAAGGTGCTCGATCAGGTGAGCCTGCGTGTCGAGCGCGGTGAGATCCACGCCATCTGCGGCGAGAACGGCGCCGGGAAGTCGACCCTGATGAAGGTCCTCTCCGGCGTGTACCCCTACGGCAGCTACGACGGCGAGATCGTCTTCAACGGCGAGGGCCAGAGGTTCGACGCGATCAAGGACTCCGAGCGGGCCGGGATCGTCATCATCCACCAGGAACTCGCACTGGTCCCGTATCTGTCGATCGGAGAGAACATCTTCCTCGGCAATGAGGTCGTCCGCCGCGGACTCATCAACTGGCACGAGGTGAACGCCCACGCCTCCGCGCTGATGGAGCGGATCGGTCTGAGCGAGAACCCGACCACTCTCGTCGGCCAACTCGGCGTGGGCAAGCAGCAGCTGGTGGAGATCGCCAAGGCGCTGACCAAGGACGTCAAGCTGCTCATCCTCGACGAGCCGACAGCCGCGCTGAACGACACCGACTCGGCGCACCTGCTCGGCCTGCTCCGAGAGCTGCGCGACCAGGGCATCACCTGCATCATCATCAGCCACAAGCTCGGGGAGATCGTCGACATCGCGGATTCGACGACGATCATCCGCGACGGCAGGACGATCGAGACGATCGACATGCACGGCCCGGATGCCACGCAGGAGCGCATCATCCGCGGGATGGTGGGCCGCGAGCTGGCCAGCCGGTTCCCCCCGCGCACCCCGGAGGTCGGCGAGGAGATCTTCCGCGTCGAGGACTGGACGGTCATGCATCCGACCCAGGCCGACCGCGTCGTCGTCGACGGCGCGTCGATCTCCGTCCGCGCGGGTGAGATCGTCGGCATCGCCGGGCTCATGGGCGCCGGACGCACGGAGTTCATGATGAGCGTCTTCGGGCGCAGCTACGGCCGGGACGCGCGGGGACGGGTGCTCCTGCGCGGCGAGGAGATCTCCACCCGAACCGTGAAGGAGGCGATCGGCAACCGGATCGCCTACGTGTCGGAGGACCGCAAGCAGTACGGGCTCAACCTCATCAGCGACATCAAGACGAACATCTCCTCCTCCGCGCTGGGCAAGCTCGCCACCGCCTCGATCTTCGTCAACGGCAATGAGGAGATCCGGGTCGCCGAGCAGTTCCGGCAGGACCTGAACATCAAGTCCCCCACCGTCGCGCAGGTCGTGGGCAACCTCTCCGGCGGGAACCAGCAGAAGGTCGTCCTGTCGAAATGGCTGTACACCGATCCGGACGTGCTCATCCTCGATGAGCCGACGCGAGGCATCGACGTCGGAGCGAAGTACGAGATCTACGAGATCATCGGCGCCCTGGCGGCGGCCGGGAAGGCGATCATCGTGGTCTCCAGCGAGCTGCCCGAGCTGCTCGGGCTCTCCGACCGCATCTACACACTGGCCTATGGGCGCATCACGGGCGAGCTTCCCCGCGCGCAGGCGACGCAGGAGAAGCTCATGTCCCTCATGACGATCGAGACGAAGGAGGCCGTTGCATGAGCAACGTCTTCACCGAGGTCACCGACCTCATCAAGCACAATCTGCGCACCTCCGGCATCTACATCGCGTTCATCGCGATCGTCGTGATCTTCACGATCACGACAGGGGGAACGCTGCTGAACCCCGAGAACGTGACCAACCTCGTGCTGCAGAACGCGCACATCCTCATCATGGCGCTCGGGATGATCCTGATGATCGTGGGCGGGCACATCGACCTGTCCGTCGGTTCCGTCCTCGCCTTCGCCTCCGCGGTGTCCGCGGTGCTGGTCATCCGGATGGGCATGCCCTGGTGGGTCGGGATCACCGCCGCGATCATCACCGGCATCCTCGTCGGAGTCTGGCAGGGGTTCTGGGTGGCGTACGTGGGCATCCCCGCGTTCATCGTGACCCTGGCCGGAATGCTGCTGTTCCGCGGCCTGACCTGGCTGGTGCTCGACAACGTCTCGCTGTCGCCGTTCCCCCGCGGATACCGCGAGGTCGCCAGCGGATTCATCCCCTCCGTGCTCGGGGAGATCACAGTCGGTCAGGGACAGGGCCTGAAGAGCGTCGCGCAGACCGTCGACATCTTCACGCTTCTCATCGGCGTCGTGGCCGTGATCGGGCTGATCGCCGCGGCCTGGCGCAGTCGCCGCGCCCGTCTGGGCTACAACCAGCCGGTCGAGTCGATGGCGCTGTTCGTCATCAAGCTCGTCGTGCTCTCCGCCGTGATCCTCGCCTTCGCCTGGGCGATGGCGTACAACCGCGGTTTCCCCATCGTGCTGATCATCGTGGCGGTGCTGATCCTCGTCTACAACGTGGTGACCAATCGCACCGTGTTCGGCCGCCACGTGTACGCCGTGGGCGGGAACCTGTCCGCCGCGCGCCTGTCCGGGGTGAACGTGCGCAGCACGAACTTCTGGATCATGACCAACATGGGTTTCCTCACCGGTGTGGCCGCCGCCGTGTTCTCCGCGCGATCCAACGGCGCGCAGCCGGGCATGGGGAACATGTTCGAGCTCGACGTGATCGCGGCGTGCTTCATCGGCGGTGCGTCCACCATGGGCGGCGTCGGCCGCGTCGGCGGAGCCCTGGTGGGAGGTCTGGTCATGGCGGTGATCTCCAACGGCATGCAGCTGATGGGCGTTCCGCAGTCCGCGCAGCAGATCATCAAGGGTCTGGTGCTTCTGCTGGCCGTCGCCTTCGACATCTACAACAAGCGTCGTGCGGGTGCGACCCGATGACGGCGGTCCGCCTGGCACGCCGTCCTGAGACGGGGCAATAGGCTCCTGCTCATGGGTGATACCGAGGGTTCTCGTACGCATGCGGCCGGTGTCCGCGACGTCGCGGCACTGGCCGGCGTGTCCCGCCAGACCGTGTCCCGCGTGCTCAACGAGCATCCCGACGTCGCTCCGGCCACCCGGGAGAAGGTGCTCGCGGCGATGAGCCGTCTGGACTACCGCGTCAACACCGCCGCCCGGGCACTGGGCACGCGACGCTCGTGGACGATCGGGGTGCTGGCCTCCGACGTGCTGCAGTTCGGACCGCTGCGCAGCCTGGCCGCCCTCGAGGCGTCGGCACGCGAGGCCGGCTACTGGGTGTCCACGGCGTTCGCGGATGCCGGGGACCCGGCCTCGGTGCTCCGTGCCATCGACCATCTGCGCACCCAGGCCGTCGACGGGCTCGTCGTCTTCGCCCCGCACGCCCGCACCCTCGATGCGCTGGAGGCGCTCGACATCGAGATCCCCCGCGTCCTGCTGCACACCGCCGGGCGGGACCGTCCCGCGTTCACCGTGGACCAGATCGCCGGGGCACGGATGGCCGTCGCCGCGCTCGCCGAG from Microbacterium soli includes:
- the mmsA gene encoding multiple monosaccharide ABC transporter ATP-binding protein — translated: MSDVILEMRSITKNFPGVKVLDQVSLRVERGEIHAICGENGAGKSTLMKVLSGVYPYGSYDGEIVFNGEGQRFDAIKDSERAGIVIIHQELALVPYLSIGENIFLGNEVVRRGLINWHEVNAHASALMERIGLSENPTTLVGQLGVGKQQLVEIAKALTKDVKLLILDEPTAALNDTDSAHLLGLLRELRDQGITCIIISHKLGEIVDIADSTTIIRDGRTIETIDMHGPDATQERIIRGMVGRELASRFPPRTPEVGEEIFRVEDWTVMHPTQADRVVVDGASISVRAGEIVGIAGLMGAGRTEFMMSVFGRSYGRDARGRVLLRGEEISTRTVKEAIGNRIAYVSEDRKQYGLNLISDIKTNISSSALGKLATASIFVNGNEEIRVAEQFRQDLNIKSPTVAQVVGNLSGGNQQKVVLSKWLYTDPDVLILDEPTRGIDVGAKYEIYEIIGALAAAGKAIIVVSSELPELLGLSDRIYTLAYGRITGELPRAQATQEKLMSLMTIETKEAVA
- the mmsB gene encoding multiple monosaccharide ABC transporter permease; this translates as MSNVFTEVTDLIKHNLRTSGIYIAFIAIVVIFTITTGGTLLNPENVTNLVLQNAHILIMALGMILMIVGGHIDLSVGSVLAFASAVSAVLVIRMGMPWWVGITAAIITGILVGVWQGFWVAYVGIPAFIVTLAGMLLFRGLTWLVLDNVSLSPFPRGYREVASGFIPSVLGEITVGQGQGLKSVAQTVDIFTLLIGVVAVIGLIAAAWRSRRARLGYNQPVESMALFVIKLVVLSAVILAFAWAMAYNRGFPIVLIIVAVLILVYNVVTNRTVFGRHVYAVGGNLSAARLSGVNVRSTNFWIMTNMGFLTGVAAAVFSARSNGAQPGMGNMFELDVIAACFIGGASTMGGVGRVGGALVGGLVMAVISNGMQLMGVPQSAQQIIKGLVLLLAVAFDIYNKRRAGATR
- the chvE gene encoding multiple monosaccharide ABC transporter substrate-binding protein, encoding MKRNLLRTIALSGAVALGLGLTACGSDSTEPAADGGDSTAEELLVGVAMPTETSERWIADGDAVKSQLEEAGYEVDLQFANDDIPRQQQQLDQMITNGADILIVASIDGTALATQLENAASKGIPVIAYDRLINGTEDVDFYVTFDNFQVGVQQAQSLLRGLGYLDENYEETGLDENKTIELFAGSPDDNNATFFYNGAMETLQPYFDDGRLTVGSGQTDFDTISTLRWDQAIAQKRMEDLITSTYDGGAKALDGVLSPFDGISRGVITALENAGYGSTLEEGLPIVSGQDADVASVKMINEGVQYATIFKDTRKLATQAAAAAEAFAAGEDPEPNDTESYDNGVKVVPSYLLESDIVVADNIQSLLIDSGYWTEAEVASGVAE
- a CDS encoding LacI family DNA-binding transcriptional regulator; this translates as MGDTEGSRTHAAGVRDVAALAGVSRQTVSRVLNEHPDVAPATREKVLAAMSRLDYRVNTAARALGTRRSWTIGVLASDVLQFGPLRSLAALEASAREAGYWVSTAFADAGDPASVLRAIDHLRTQAVDGLVVFAPHARTLDALEALDIEIPRVLLHTAGRDRPAFTVDQIAGARMAVAALAERGHERIAHLSGPADWLEAEARVTGFRAELAARGLPEGVVLPGDWTPRAGFAAARAVHGSGVTGVFAANDQMALALMSGLRSLGIAVPEDVSVVGFDDIPDAEYSWPSLTTVRQDFEELARRAVAVLTGSSSGEEDPVQPVLITRESVVPPGRDPRRIAT